Proteins encoded together in one Deinococcus hopiensis KR-140 window:
- a CDS encoding DMT family transporter — MRLPPALLILTAALLWGLLGILGKQAQAAGVAPLEVAFWRAVLGGALFALHAAVTRAPLPRGRDLGVTVAFGLAGVSVFYGSYQLAVRMGGASLASVLLYTAPAFVALLGVLVLRERLSLRELAAVAGTLAGIALISLGGGAGVTVTGAALGWGLAAGFTYSLYYLYGKAYFARYAPPALLTVALPVGALGLLPFVEFTAKTPAAWLSLSALSVLSTYLAYLAYSAGLRGLPATRASVIASLEPVVAAGLAALLFGERLSLTALLGAALVIGAALWLGLAENKSGEAQG; from the coding sequence GTGCGATTGCCGCCGGCGCTGCTGATCCTCACCGCCGCATTGCTGTGGGGCCTGCTGGGCATTCTGGGCAAGCAGGCGCAGGCGGCGGGGGTGGCCCCGCTGGAGGTGGCCTTTTGGCGTGCGGTGCTGGGTGGGGCCCTCTTCGCGCTGCACGCGGCGGTGACCCGCGCGCCCCTGCCGCGTGGCCGGGACCTCGGAGTGACCGTGGCTTTTGGGCTGGCGGGCGTCAGCGTCTTTTACGGGTCTTACCAGTTGGCCGTACGGATGGGAGGCGCGAGCCTCGCCAGCGTCTTGCTGTATACCGCCCCGGCCTTTGTGGCGCTGCTGGGCGTGCTGGTGCTGCGCGAGCGCCTGAGCCTGCGCGAACTCGCCGCCGTGGCGGGTACCCTGGCGGGCATTGCCCTGATCAGCCTGGGGGGCGGCGCGGGCGTGACGGTGACGGGCGCGGCGTTGGGCTGGGGCCTGGCCGCCGGGTTCACCTACAGCCTGTACTACCTGTACGGCAAGGCGTACTTTGCCCGCTACGCCCCGCCCGCCCTGCTGACGGTGGCCCTGCCGGTGGGGGCACTGGGCCTGCTGCCCTTCGTGGAGTTCACGGCCAAGACGCCCGCCGCGTGGCTCAGCCTCTCGGCCCTGTCGGTCCTGAGCACCTACCTCGCTTACCTGGCCTACAGCGCGGGTCTCCGCGGTCTGCCCGCCACGCGTGCGAGCGTGATCGCCAGCCTGGAACCTGTCGTGGCGGCGGGTCTCGCGGCGCTGCTCTTCGGTGAGCGCCTCTCGCTCACCGCTCTCCTGGGAGCGGCGCTGGTGATTGGAGCCGCCCTGTGGCTGGGACTGGCGGAGAACAAATCGGGGGAGGCTCAAGGCTAG
- a CDS encoding (Fe-S)-binding protein, which translates to MLPTLHKILFFIFALVAGGYGAWGFYRLYLRIRRGLPANEARWDNLPERIGYALRVSLTQERTFRRRRWISVLHAFIFYGFTYYLLVNVIDGLEGYFHFSIKSNTVMGAVYNLLADLLSFLVLVGVVSLLIRRLYLPSRRDFKFNEKSALHPLVKQNYIRRDSIIVSSFILFHVGSRIIGNAAKMVAEARDSTHYDALQPLSSGLGALLFSGLSDSAVMGWRLFGYWAALGSILAFLVYFPRSKHIHIFMAPLKYTVRRREPTGVLPPMKGLEEAMEAEEPKLGVQKLEDLEWPRLLDAYACIQCNRCQDVCPANATGKALSPAALEINKRMELNVISAHPSPFTLKPAAFESGASTAHPLLEYAINEESVWACTTCGACMQVCPVQDEQMLDIIDIRRHQVMVAGEFPPQLQTAFRGMERASNPWGISRDKRLEWAEGLRVPTIDENPGPDLIYWVGCAASYDPGAQKVARSFVQLLDKAGVNYAVLGKKEACTGDSARRAGNEFLFQQLAAENVETLNQVAPKLIVSTCPHCMNAIGHEYKQLGGDYRVIHHTEYLETLVAAGKLPLAQLQESVTYHDPCYLGRHNGVFGAPRTLITKMAGEVLELERNRDNSFCCGAGGAQFWKEEEEGRERVSDNRFREIQARLDTAAENAAEYGRSGKVVAVGCPFCKSMMNSTPEKAKRDDIVVKDVAELMLESVQRATGEWVAPAAAPGNALEASAQPVVPNAETPMARTGETPGEGAPELGKTSAEVKNAQPGSPLENAHTQPEAQAAAPSPVTSSSADSSPRKAWKPGGTPGNQPSAVSETAGDEGKGRKAWKPKSGGDDVSAAPVAAQTSAPATEAAPARKAWKPKAATPDAVPVVEAAPASPAPSSGVAPTRKAWKPKVQATGSQTTEATAAPAQRAPAVPTGERKKWAPKGSAAPAEAGSPQTDPAPAPVEAVAEAQMPAPAPIPGERPKWQPKAKAPAEEEVRAEVAPTSSPVEAESPAAPGVSAPDAPPAPGSRKKWAPKKKD; encoded by the coding sequence TTGCTGCCCACCCTGCACAAAATCCTGTTCTTCATCTTTGCCCTGGTGGCCGGCGGTTACGGTGCCTGGGGCTTTTACCGCCTGTACCTGCGCATTCGCCGGGGTCTGCCCGCGAACGAGGCCCGCTGGGACAATCTGCCGGAGCGCATCGGATACGCCCTGCGCGTCTCGCTGACGCAGGAGCGCACCTTCCGCCGCCGCCGCTGGATCAGCGTGTTGCACGCGTTCATCTTCTACGGCTTCACCTACTACCTGCTCGTCAACGTCATAGATGGGCTGGAGGGGTACTTCCACTTCAGCATCAAGAGCAACACGGTTATGGGCGCGGTGTACAACCTGCTCGCGGACCTTCTGTCGTTCCTCGTCCTCGTGGGCGTGGTCAGCCTGCTGATCCGGCGGCTGTACCTGCCCTCGCGCCGCGACTTCAAGTTCAACGAGAAGTCGGCGCTGCACCCGCTCGTCAAGCAGAACTACATCCGGCGCGACTCCATCATCGTGTCGTCCTTCATCCTGTTTCACGTCGGTAGCCGCATCATCGGCAACGCGGCGAAGATGGTGGCTGAGGCGCGCGATTCCACGCATTACGACGCCCTGCAACCGCTCTCGTCGGGCCTTGGGGCGCTCCTGTTCAGTGGCCTGAGCGACAGTGCCGTGATGGGCTGGCGCCTCTTCGGCTACTGGGCGGCGCTCGGCTCCATCCTTGCGTTCCTCGTCTATTTCCCCCGCTCGAAGCACATCCACATTTTTATGGCCCCGCTCAAGTACACCGTGCGCCGCCGCGAACCCACGGGCGTGCTGCCGCCCATGAAGGGGCTGGAGGAGGCGATGGAGGCCGAGGAACCCAAGCTCGGTGTGCAGAAGCTCGAAGACCTGGAATGGCCCCGCCTCCTCGACGCCTACGCCTGCATCCAGTGCAACCGCTGTCAGGACGTTTGCCCGGCAAACGCCACGGGCAAGGCCCTGTCGCCCGCTGCGCTGGAGATCAACAAGCGCATGGAGCTAAACGTCATCTCGGCGCACCCCAGCCCCTTCACGCTGAAGCCCGCCGCCTTCGAGAGCGGCGCGAGCACGGCGCACCCACTTCTCGAATACGCGATCAACGAGGAATCCGTCTGGGCCTGCACCACTTGCGGCGCGTGTATGCAGGTCTGTCCCGTGCAGGACGAGCAGATGCTCGACATTATCGACATTCGCCGCCATCAGGTCATGGTGGCCGGTGAGTTTCCGCCCCAACTCCAGACCGCCTTTCGCGGGATGGAGCGCGCGAGCAATCCTTGGGGCATCAGCCGAGACAAGCGCCTGGAATGGGCCGAGGGGCTGCGCGTGCCCACCATCGACGAGAACCCCGGGCCAGACCTGATCTACTGGGTAGGCTGCGCGGCGAGTTACGATCCGGGCGCGCAGAAGGTGGCGCGGTCCTTCGTGCAACTGCTTGACAAGGCGGGCGTGAACTACGCCGTGCTGGGCAAGAAGGAAGCCTGCACCGGCGACAGTGCCCGGCGCGCGGGCAACGAATTCCTGTTTCAACAGCTCGCCGCGGAGAACGTGGAGACGCTCAATCAGGTGGCCCCCAAGCTGATCGTCTCCACCTGCCCGCACTGCATGAACGCCATCGGCCACGAGTACAAGCAGCTCGGCGGCGACTACCGCGTCATCCACCACACCGAGTACCTCGAAACGCTGGTGGCGGCGGGCAAGCTGCCCCTGGCGCAGCTTCAGGAGTCGGTCACGTACCACGATCCCTGCTACCTGGGCCGCCACAACGGCGTGTTCGGCGCGCCGCGCACCCTCATCACGAAAATGGCAGGCGAGGTGCTGGAACTCGAACGCAACCGCGACAACTCGTTTTGCTGCGGAGCGGGTGGAGCGCAGTTTTGGAAGGAGGAGGAGGAGGGCCGCGAGCGCGTGTCCGACAACCGCTTCCGAGAGATTCAGGCCCGCCTCGACACGGCCGCTGAAAATGCTGCCGAGTACGGGCGCAGTGGCAAGGTGGTGGCCGTGGGCTGCCCCTTCTGCAAGTCGATGATGAACTCCACGCCCGAAAAGGCCAAGCGCGACGACATCGTGGTCAAGGACGTGGCCGAACTGATGCTCGAAAGTGTGCAGCGGGCGACGGGCGAGTGGGTGGCTCCGGCTGCCGCGCCCGGCAACGCGCTCGAGGCTTCCGCACAGCCTGTGGTGCCCAACGCCGAAACCCCGATGGCCCGCACGGGCGAAACTCCGGGAGAGGGCGCGCCCGAACTGGGCAAGACTTCCGCCGAGGTGAAGAACGCCCAGCCCGGTAGTCCGCTGGAAAACGCCCACACCCAGCCTGAAGCGCAGGCCGCCGCGCCCAGCCCAGTTACGTCCAGCTCGGCGGATTCGTCGCCGCGCAAGGCGTGGAAGCCTGGGGGAACGCCTGGCAATCAGCCCTCAGCGGTCAGCGAAACCGCAGGGGACGAGGGCAAGGGGCGGAAAGCCTGGAAGCCGAAGAGTGGGGGAGACGACGTGAGCGCCGCGCCCGTGGCGGCACAGACGTCCGCGCCTGCGACGGAGGCCGCGCCCGCCCGCAAGGCGTGGAAGCCCAAAGCGGCAACGCCGGACGCTGTCCCGGTCGTTGAGGCGGCTCCTGCGTCCCCTGCGCCTTCCTCCGGCGTGGCTCCGACCCGCAAAGCCTGGAAGCCGAAGGTGCAGGCCACCGGGTCGCAGACCACGGAGGCCACGGCTGCGCCGGCGCAGCGCGCTCCCGCCGTGCCCACAGGCGAGCGCAAGAAGTGGGCGCCGAAGGGCAGCGCGGCTCCTGCGGAGGCGGGCTCCCCGCAGACTGATCCGGCGCCTGCACCCGTTGAGGCGGTTGCTGAAGCCCAGATGCCAGCGCCCGCCCCAATTCCCGGCGAACGACCCAAGTGGCAGCCGAAGGCCAAAGCGCCCGCCGAGGAAGAGGTGCGGGCCGAAGTTGCGCCCACGTCCAGCCCCGTAGAGGCCGAGTCTCCTGCTGCCCCCGGTGTTTCCGCACCAGACGCTCCGCCCGCGCCCGGCTCCCGCAAGAAGTGGGCGCCGAAGAAGAAGGACTGA